From the genome of Syngnathoides biaculeatus isolate LvHL_M chromosome 4, ASM1980259v1, whole genome shotgun sequence:
CGATGCAGGTGATGATGTTGCTGATCCGTAGCGCCATCATAGGAAATAACACGCGCACCGGGTTCGTACATCACACCGTGTCATAGCTTTCCAGCAGCGTGCGGGACGACATCGGAGCAATCTGATTGGTAATTGCTTTGATCATCGAGTGACATCGTTGTTTATTCTGTCCCCGATGTCGCCTTTCAgtgttttgttgttcaaaacaaTTCATGTTTCCCTTAGTGCAAATGCTCCTCTCTTCTTAAATGCTCGTTATAGGGATGCACGTTAGCATTGCGTTagcataacatttttattttttttttctacctcaaATATAGAAGTGATGGGACGGCATTGGCACTGAAATGACTTGTTCTGCCGGTACCTTCAAGTCACTTGCTTGCATATTTGCTTACGAGCTTTTGGTTtgcgaaccctaaccctaagctGCGATAGATGTACCGTTCTCAATTTGGCCCGGCAAAGTCGTCTCTTCCGTCATTTTGTTACCTTTAAAAGAGGTTCACTCTTGACAGTTGGTTGACATAAACGACAACGTTTCCGTGCCGGATCTCCCTTTCGAGGTTCTGACTGAAGGCGGCCGCGTGCTGTTGCAACACGGCGGAAGCTTCCGGAGTTTCATCAGCCGGGCGGGGAACGACGCTCGCAAGATGGTGGAGCTCGTCGTGGAGAAGATTCCCTCCTACCGAGACGAAGCGGTTTACCAGGTGTGAAAGTTTTCCGCAGCAATAGCCTAGCACGGACCCGTGATTTAACACGGCTCTGCCCCAGTTCTGAAGTTCTGGGTTCGAGATTACACGTTCTCCATGTCCTCGATCTGGTATTCTCCAGGTACTTCTGCTTCCTACCCAAAAGACTTAATTGTCTGTTGGTTTGAGTGTCTATGAATATTTGTGGTTTCTGGAACTTTTCAAtgaccaaaattaaaatatagcAGCGTAGTAAGCAGATATGTTTGTCAAAAAGTGAATCCTAAAaagtgctttttatttttgtctgctgTAACACTATGtacagtttgaacatgaacacTGCTTAAATGTaggaaaagcaaaaatgtgCCTAAATATTGAATCTATTGAAATATATTGCACATAAAagtagaaaatacattttaggctGCAGTTCCCCACTGACCTTCATGAGGCAAATCTTgtggaaaatgcatggattgTTTGATCAGATATCATTTTTGAGCTGATCAGCAGCAAGCTGTGATGTAAGTACTCCATCTTCTGGCCGTGTTTCGATCTCACAGCCGTGTTCCAAAATGGATCAGACTGAGTTCTCAGTGAAAACATTCTcgaaaatgtattctttttgttTCAAGTTTTGGACTTGACGCCAAATATTACGATTAGCTTTTCCGgatatttcaaagaaaaaaaaatgaaattataatcGTCAGAATCACATCAGAAAACTTCTGCAAGACTTCAGCAGTGACCATCTAAAGGATTGACTCCAcaagtttttccattttatttttaatccttcACTTTTTTATGGCTTTTCGCGTGTGGGAAGCCACCGCAGAAGATGAGAGAAAACTCTGAAATTAGTCAAATACAATATAATAGTgtttgcttcactttttttcacacattgcctattctatttaaaaaatcGAATTTGTTGTCCCACTAAAAATTGTACGTATAACtagaaagtgaaaatatttttttgttgaattaaaacaaacaaagccaTCCATATGCAGAACTTCAGAGAAAAGCTCTTCTGTatcagtcaaacaaaaaaaaaacgttaaatgATCATCGTCATCATGTGTTACAGTGAAACTTCGGCTCAGTGAGTTTATATAGGATTGGCCTGGCAAAAGTTTTGCTTATtcttaggtgttttttttttttttgtagttttaattttttaattttaaatttaattttaatctgTGACGATGGAATTGGTGATGGCAAAGgggaaatgtgagaaaatggcCAAAGACTGTATAGCCAGCGTTCTTATTTTGTCCACGCACTTTTCACCACATTTTGTTACATCAGAgccgtaaaaaaaaaggtggactTCAAACCATCATTGGCCGATATGAGGTCAGCAAAAGTGTGAAACTTGAGCTCAATGAGCACTTGTCGGAGggaaattaaatgttttgacttttccctttcgtgtgtgtgtgtgtgtggtgtgtgtgtgtgtgtgtgtgagcgacACATCACAAAAGGTTCGCAGCGatgccaaagaggaaaagtgacAGATATCAAAGCAAGAGCTGTAATGATgtagcttcattttttttacatattttgttgcTTTGTAGCCCTATTCCACAATTCACAATTAAATCAGTGGTTCTCCAACGTTATACACGTAGTACAAGCCAAAAAATACTCGGGTCTCCTAGCAACACCATCCCAACcaccatttaaaatacagaagtgTAGTAAGCCCAAGTGTTCATTCAAAACCAGAGAGGTTTTGTTCATTAGTATACATCATTCGTTATGgtaaaatactgtaacattGTCTAGTTGGAATGTTAACGGTGCACTTAATTATAGGAAAATAAAGtactgaaaacacatttttttaaaataaaagtgttcCTAAGTgcttcaaaatgaaatgaattcacttaaaatgaaaacaaatgtactaaaaaaagtaaaatacaatttaagTGTTTTAGTGGTTGTCTTTCGCATCCATGTACAAATTGCTACCGTACTCAGCGAACCACTGGATGAATAATTTTTCTCCCCATAACATTCTAACCAAATTGAACACTGAAAATTTTGGggaatttgaataaaaatgtctGTAAAATCAATCCATCTCGCAGTATGTCATCATGACGACAAAGTCCTCTGCTTTGGCTCAGGGGAAGCGGATCTCGTTGTACAAGAGGGCTCAGATCCTGGTGGCAGATTACTGGGCCGTCGCGGCGGCCAGAGGCGACGCCGACTTCGTCAACATAGACTGGCTCACCATGTTCGCCGACTACCGGGTCCCGCAGGCCCTCGTCTACCTGGGCGCGCTGCGATACTCGGACGCTCTGACGCGCACGCTCAAAAGCGGTACGTGTCCCAAAAATGAGGTACGGCTCCGCCACCCACTTGACACCCAAGATCCAAATTTCTGCTTTCAGGCGAGCTGTTGCCTCCGGGTGACCGCAGGGAGGTGGAGATCCGGGCGTGTTCCATCTGGGCGGTGGAGCGCATCAAGTCCCGTCTTGCCGAGCTGGCGCGGCAGCGGGGCAGCGGCGGCTGCGGCGTCAACTCTGCGCTCATCGACTTCTACCTGTGGCCGTACGCCAAGAAGCACCACCGAGAGATGGCCCACATTCCCGTACACCACACGCGATGTGTTTACTACTGACAAGCTGCATGTCGCCTGTGTCCCAGACTGAGCCAAGTGCCTGTATGTACGTTATTTTAATAATCATTTTCCTACGAGTCATAGAGTAGAtgcaaaaagtctacacacccctgttcaaatgccaggtctttataatataaaaatataagacccagataaatcatttcaaaacattccaacTTAAATTTGGCCTGTAAAATTCAtctattatctgagctgcttatcctcaaaagggtcgcgggagtgcttgagccagtcccagttatcttcaggcaggaggcgggctacgccctgaaccggtcgccagccaatcgcgtggcacatagagacagagaacagtcgccCTCACTCcagtcaatgcatgttttggggagaacattcaaactccagacaggcgggaccaggaccaggatttgaaccccggtctttagaactgtgaggcagatgctctaatcaATCGCGGCTCCGTGCTCCCTGGCCTGTATATTGTACAACTCGTTTGAAAAGGTGTAGAACTAATGAAAAGTTTTAGTTAAGCATTATTATAGATCTTCCACTAACCCCAAAATTACAGAATGAACCTTAAAGACACTTTAACCTTTCCAGGATGAATTAATTGGACCGCTTTAATCTTTTAACAAGACATGCCATTGTAACTGAATGGACCAACAAATTACTCGGTTCTATTAGAATACAAACATCATCTTCATCACgttgttgacattttgaaataatgagAACAAGCCGCCAACCAACAATCGATCAACAGGCTTCTCGGCTCATTTGCGAGGCttcaaataataacattttctcCGAATCTCGAGACTCGGGAGGGAGTGTCGACGACAGGCCGCGAAGAGATGCGAGGAAAACTGGAGAAGTCACGGAAAGACGGAAAAGTGGACCTCGTTGCCAGTGTATTAGTCAATTCACGCAACCCTTCATAGTTTTGATTTGAAATATATCATTTTTTGATACCATCCTGGAACTTATTCTAACAGCTTGTATTCAACCAATCATAATACAACATTAACAGCTAAAAGTACAATCTGTTTTTTGAATTGctcattttgaacatttgaaaaagtaacagACAAGTTAAACAACATTTGAAGttagtttttttaatgctaCCCACATCTCTCCTTCCTTGCAATCCCGTGGAATATTAATATACAATcgcaatattaaaataatatgtCCAAAATACTAGTATGCACGGGAACTTATTCTAACACCTTGTATTTAACCAATCATAATACAACATTAATAGCTAAaagtacaatatatattttttgaattgctcattttcaacatttgaaaaagtaacaaacaaaatttgaagtcatttttttaatgctaccCACATCTCTCCTTGCTTGCAATCCCGTACaatataaatatacagtggCATTAAAATAATTAGTCCAAAATACTAATACGCATGCATCTTTAACATCCTGTACACACTTGATACAAAATTGTatcagtattttttattttgattagaAAAGGGGGACAAAAGTGCTAcagcaagcaaaacaaaatccatccattttctttgtcgcttatcctcacgagagtcccggggactgctggagccgatcccagctgtcaacgggcaggaggcggggtacgcaaCGGAACTGgtcacatagagataaacagtcacaatcacaccttggggcaatttagagtgtccaattaatgttgcctgtttttgggacgtgggagaaaacccacgcaggaacggggagaacatccaaactccacaaaggcggggtcgggattgaacctatGTGTCATTCATATAattcatgaaatataaatatatattgtgcattaaaatacagtacttttagGCTTGGGAAAAGAGACGCAAGTAGTTCGGGGGACAACGTTCCAAGGGTGGAAGTTCCACACGAGGGCGCTGTTCAGTTTCGATTGCCTTCAAATGGTTCCGTCAAGGCGCTTGAAGAACGTTCCTCGACTCCGGCGGCCGTTTCCATGCCAACCGAGCAGCTTCCGCGGACGCTCAAATGTCAACAACTCACGAGGCCCAAGTTTAGCGGCCAACTCTCCTGAAGAGATTTAGAAGCGAGTAAGTTGAATAAATTCGCTGTGCCGCGGGTCAAAATTGATCAAAGCTCGAAGCCATTGGAAGATTCCACTGGAACGTCTTGATGACGCGTGTTTCTTTTGGGCTTTATTGTCCCGTCTGGTTCACTTCCACCGAAGCTAGAAAGCGTCTTTATCCGGGGGTTTGGATCGGAGCAAATATGTTTTATCATtataaatagaaaaacaaaaaaggctggTTTTGGAAGGGGGTGTGGAGGGGGTGCGCGGTCCAAACAATTGACGTCACCATGACCGAGGTTCGCATCCGCGTGGCGGTTCGGTTGCGTCCCCTCCTGCCCAGGGAGCTGCTGCACGCCCACCGGGAGTGTCTGCGGGTGGTCCCCGGCGCCCCCCAGGTCGTCCTCGGCTCCGGCCAGCTCTTCTCCTTCGACCACGCCTTCGGGCCCAGCGCCAGCCAGGGCGAAGTGTACGAGTCGTGCGTGCGCCCGCTGACCAGATCCCTGCTGGACGGAACCAACGCCACCGTCTTCTGCTACGGCCAGACGGGCTCCGGGAAGACCTACACGCTCGGTGGCAACAAGATGGGTGAGAAACTGAGTTGAATGCCTTATTAATTTCAAGTTAAAAGTCAAAagcataacatttttttcacatacaaaaaaaaaaaaaaatgcatacggTTTGATAAAGGGAAACTGTACTGCTGTTttgtaataataaatacaaaaagtaATACACAATTTTTTACCTTTGTAATATGGGGATCATCAAATTATACAGCTTgctaattaaatacaaatttattttttgcaaccaaacaaaagggaaaatatGAATCAGGATTCAATAGTAACATCTTTaattttcctttcgacttgtcccgttggggtcgccacagcatgtcatcctggatcacaggtgtcaaactcgaggcccggagGCTGTATTCGGCCcactacatgattttatgtggcccgcaaaggtcATTGTGATATTACAAGCAGTTTTGAATTACTAAAcaagaaaaagttgaaaaactcattgctcttgagttctgattcccaaaatagttcataaattgatgtaaatatgattatgtattttttttgtgtgtgtttaaaggGAAATCAAAGCTACTGCGGACACTCCATCCAGAAGTGGCTTTCATCAAATTAAAACCATGAAAACaatgaggggttttttttttcagacctaTGCAATAAAAAAGTGTAAATACGCGAATTTGATGAAGTAAATAAAATGGGATTTGTTGTAAGACTTGTTGCATCTTAACGTTTTGCCACCACGTTCCAGATGCAGATGGGGGCATCATCTCGTGCTTGGCCAGAGATGTGTTCTCGCTGCTGGACAAGAGGCGCTGCGACGGTGCCGAGCTCACCGTCGGGGTCTCCTACCTGGAGCTTTACAAGGAGGAGCTGCGGGACCTGCTGGAGCTCGACACCTCCCACAAAGACCTTCAGATCAGGGACGACTTCAGGGGGAACACAGGTCAGATCCAAACCTGCCACTTcagaaaacaaaccaaaagattttcatttattgagGCGCTCGGAAATGCAGTTaactatattgttttttttctcatcacaaaaaaaaaaaacactagaaaaatattttcaactttcTCAAAAATATCTAACTTTGTTCTTAGAAATGCAGGgcttttttctgaaaaatatgattcaattattgaaacattaacttttcaatgaCCCGTGTTTGTTCTTGAATATGTACGCCTTTTCCCCCTCAAACTTTCTTGACTTCTTTTTCTGTATGTGGAATGTATGgcaatgcatatttttacattatattattatattgtgtccaaaatataaattttttttattccataatCAGATGTTTTTCCCCTCCCAGATATACAATTTGTCTCAAAATTAATCTTCTTTTCTTggaacttttcaacttttttcattaaaatttacACCTTacgttattttaaaaaatacatgaaaaactgttttctgggaaatatacaactttttctcaaaaatattaaACTTTTTCTTGAAATGATACAACTCGTCTCATAACTATTTGTTatcttaaaaatagaaaactgtTGCTTTTTCTTAACTCAtactttttgttaaaaaaaaattcaaaaatgatattttttctggaaaatgtacaacttttttcttaaaaaaaaatacagcaccgAACAAATAATTTccccaaagatttttttccctgaaaatttacaacttttttcttgAAAGAAGTTACAGCACTGAAAAACAATtctaaatggatttttttttcccctgaaaatttacaacttttttctttaaaaaaatacagcactgaaaaaaaaattcccaaaagatttttttccttgaatatttacaacttttttttcttaataaaaaatacagcacCGAgtgccagagaaaaaaaatcctcgtgtgtttttacatacttggccaataaagctgattctggttctgattctgattctgcagTGGTGGTGGGGGCCAAGGAGGTGGCGGTCTCCTCCTGCGAGGAGCTCCTCAACGTCCTGGAGGTGGGCAACGCATTACGCCAAACGGGTTCCACGCGGATGAACGAGCACTCCAGCCGCTCGCACACCATCCTCACGCTGTGGCTCCGCCAGagcgccgccgcccccgccgacGGGCCCGAGCGCCTCTCCAAGTTCTGCGTGGTGGACCTCGCCGGCTCGGAGCGCGCGGGCAAGACGGGCAACACCGGCGTCCGCTTCGAGGAGTCGGTGCACATCAACACGGGTCTGCTGGCGCTGGGCAACGTCATCAGGGCGTTGGCCCATCCCGGGCGGCAGCGCAGCGCCTACATTCCGTACCGCCACGCCAAGATCACCCGGCTCCTCCGGGACTCGCTGGGGGGCAACGCCTGCACCCTGATGGTGGCGTGCGTAAGCCCTTCTCACCACAGCTTTGCGGAGAGCCTGAGCGTGCTCAAGTTTGCCTCCAAGTCTCGCCGCATCCGTCACCGCGCCGAGGTGGCGACGCCGGACCCGGACTCCGAGGAGACCTTTACCGCCATGCTGACTTCACACGAGCCACCTAAATATGACGTCAAGTGTCTCAAACCTTCAGAAAGGGATTCCACACTGGAACAGGAAGTGATCCAAAAGGAAGTGTCTCCCTACGCGTCGCTGGTGCACCAGGCTGTGGATCTCCTCGCAGAGGTCTGCGGACCGGACGCGCAAAACGAGGCTTTGACGCGCAAAGTGCACGAGTGGCAGATGAGGGCGAAGGCCGTCAACCAATCATGTCGCAGCGAAGATGACGGCCGGCCGGCCGAGGGAGACTCGCCCCATCTGGTCACGATCGTGCAGCTCAGACAGGACCTCAAGAAGTGCCAGGTGAGGAAGATGCAACTGTGCGTGCGATTGCACTTGAGCGCTGTAGGTGGCAATAATGCTCATAAGAACGTGGTGATAATTGCAACgcacaacgtttttttttttttgttatttaaaaaaaaaaaatcacatctccATAGGCGAGACCAGCATCCATGCAATCAACATTAAGTCcatccaaccaaccaaccaaccaatcatccatccattcatccattttctgagctgcatatcctcacaagggccacgggagtgccggagcctatcccagctatcttcgggcaggaggcagggtacacactgaactggtttccagccaatcacaggagacatagagataaacaaccGTTCGTACTctcaatgacacctaggggcaatttagtctccaatgaatgcatgttttggggatgtgggaggaaaccggagttcccggagaatacccgcgcaggcacggggaggacatgcaaactccacacaggcggggccaggattgaacccgggtcctcagaacagtgaggccaacgctctaccagctgctccaccgtgccgcccaaacaaaaacatctgtcCAATAAATTTTAACATCCAATCATCCTTAGCATCTAATATTCACCATCCACCCAACAATAACATCCTACGTAACatcaaaaataacacaaaaacataattcatCGTaacatttaacaccatcatAGCACAGCAGCCAAACACCTGCATTCGTCCTTGATAAGCATGAAATACTTTCATACTTTTCTTCCAGGAGTCTCTGGAGACGGAGACCCAACTCTTGGCGCAAAAAGACGCCAAACTAAAACAGGCGGAGAAAGAAGTGCAGGAACTTTTATGGAAGCAAAACGTCCTCCAGCAGACTTTTTGTGAAGAGAACCAACAGGTGAGACCGTCGCCCATATTTATCATCCTCGACGATCGCTGCCGTTTTTTTGACGTCGTTTTGGATCTGGTCAAGACGGAGCGACTGGTGGACCAGCAGATCCTCATCGACAGGCTTCGCTGCGACCTCATGGCCATGCGAGGGCAAACGCCAGGGACCTCCTGCCGGGCTCGGCACAGACCGCACGTCGCCGGCTCGGTCCGACCCAGTTGCGGACACATGCTGATCAGTAAGGTGGGCGGCGTGACGTCACAGGATGTTTAGAAGCACCAGTTTTGTGACGGCGAACGACGGACGGCCTCAAAAGAAGGTAACCAACGTAACGATCGTCGCACGTACGTGTGCAGATTCGGCCCGGTCCGCCCGCCGAGTCCCTGGAGAGGCTGATGGCAACTTTTAAGATGAGCAACCAGCGCTTGCAGAGCCAGGAGGAGGCCAAGGACTTCTGCCCTATGCTGAAGTCTGTGCAAGGGCATGAGAAGGACGACTTTCTCACTGGACTCGGgcaagaaaatacatatttcgtTGGCCCTTTTTGGTTTGAAGTTGCTTTTCGTTCCTGTTGCGACATGACGGACATTCACTTCCCACCCAACTCCACTTGTCCAAAGCGCCCTTGCGTTTAACAGtgaataaacagtttgaaaaaatgtattttgaccgAAGCAGGCATACCTCGGGGAAACCCCCTCaggttatttttcattaaaggggaaaaccactggtttgcattaacaatgtatcccatagatcatgtaatatgtaactCTTAttatgacaatgtgatgttaagtcctctctcatttaatagtgtattgagaagatttttatcgacaattacgaattttcaggggcgctgccatttttgcgagtcagatgacctacgtgggcggatgtgacgtgtactgtgccgcaacaaaggctcaattacatagaagaaatagcagttttggatgatcgggaagacggaggaatacttccatacacagccgtgaccaccgtgtatggaagtattcctccgacttcccgatcaaccgatactgctatttcttcatcagatgaggatctgagaaatcagcgcgaGGCATTaatggcgtcccatgtaatcgagcctttgttgcggcacggtacacgccACATCTGCGCAACGGAGGTCATATGAcgcgcgaaaatggcagcgcccctgaaaattagtatttgtcGATGAAAATCTCTCAAAAcgccattaaatgagagaggatttaacatcacattgtcaaaatcgagctgtgattcccaaacagcgtGGCGGGCTACATTAgcgtgccgtgagcgctcttcaggtgtgccgtgggaagttatccaattttatgtaattgtaaaaaaaaaaaaaaacaaaacatttatttccaagaaataatatgtctttattcatctattgatgctagtgaggcacaatgacagacagaacaaaaaaaatcctcttctattagatgtcaggaagtacatacagtaatgaatcgatccatttttggtgacatttacttttgttgatgTGCCGTAggatttttcaattataaaatatgtgccttggcttgcctataaaggttggaaatcactgatacagattacatattacatgacttattggatacattgttaatgcaaaccagcgGATTTCCCCTTGAATGCACGTGGCCAGCGACGGATGTTGCCTCACATCATAAGCTTCGATATCCTCATAACTCTCATTTCCAGGCAGCCTTCAGCCATTCTTATCCACCTCGTGTCAAAACTCAACTATCTCCCATTACTGCTTGAATTCtgagcattttttaaatgtcctcGGTTTTTCAGATGGACCAGCAGGCAGAAGAAATCtgccctgagagagaagaactTTGGAGAGGACCGAGCATCAAAGGAAAGACCTCAGCAGGCCACTTGTACTATATCACCTTTTTGAAAAGCCGTCATCTTCCCTAATACCGCCGGAATTCCATTGCTAAAATTATTCTTATTCTCTCAGGGATCAAGCGACAAGCTGCCGAGCGCAGTCGCGGGGTGGACGCCAGGCAGCGGGCCGGCCTGACCCAAAGGAGGCTCCAGATGCTGTCGGCCAACATGTGCTTGAAAGAGGAGCTCGTCAAAGAGAtagaaaaaaatggtgtgtACTCAAATTGGCGTCCGGCGCTTGGTTTTCCGGCTGGTGATGCGATAGCAGGACCGAGTCCAA
Proteins encoded in this window:
- the qng1 gene encoding queuosine salvage protein; translation: MEPPLFPRESGQFVAERSQDVFVEEEGVQKVAELLCALLGSDELCASGWKKANPLAPAPTSDQAFNWVFVVDTMNFSFWPDEETRQCEVTFRGVTHTGYMTLCAAITRAIEEGVPITDPKFFSQMTVDELAHILRSDNETSMPMIQERHQVLTEGGRVLLQHGGSFRSFISRAGNDARKMVELVVEKIPSYRDEAVYQGKRISLYKRAQILVADYWAVAAARGDADFVNIDWLTMFADYRVPQALVYLGALRYSDALTRTLKSGELLPPGDRREVEIRACSIWAVERIKSRLAELARQRGSGGCGVNSALIDFYLWPYAKKHHREMAHIPVHHTRCVYY
- the LOC133499234 gene encoding kinesin-like protein KIF27 isoform X1; the protein is MTEVRIRVAVRLRPLLPRELLHAHRECLRVVPGAPQVVLGSGQLFSFDHAFGPSASQGEVYESCVRPLTRSLLDGTNATVFCYGQTGSGKTYTLGGNKMDADGGIISCLARDVFSLLDKRRCDGAELTVGVSYLELYKEELRDLLELDTSHKDLQIRDDFRGNTVVVGAKEVAVSSCEELLNVLEVGNALRQTGSTRMNEHSSRSHTILTLWLRQSAAAPADGPERLSKFCVVDLAGSERAGKTGNTGVRFEESVHINTGLLALGNVIRALAHPGRQRSAYIPYRHAKITRLLRDSLGGNACTLMVACVSPSHHSFAESLSVLKFASKSRRIRHRAEVATPDPDSEETFTAMLTSHEPPKYDVKCLKPSERDSTLEQEVIQKEVSPYASLVHQAVDLLAEVCGPDAQNEALTRKVHEWQMRAKAVNQSCRSEDDGRPAEGDSPHLVTIVQLRQDLKKCQESLETETQLLAQKDAKLKQAEKEVQELLWKQNVLQQTFCEENQQTERLVDQQILIDRLRCDLMAMRGQTPGTSCRARHRPHVAGSVRPSCGHMLISKIRPGPPAESLERLMATFKMSNQRLQSQEEAKDFCPMLKSVQGHEKDDFLTGLGWTSRQKKSALREKNFGEDRASKERPQQATWIKRQAAERSRGVDARQRAGLTQRRLQMLSANMCLKEELVKEIEKNEEEILAAVRREAGERREDGALAWLSEQSRCARLALRQSLQHMEALRARLQQSLRRPSPDSSDNSAESEADRLDSVLESRNKPRLKEMVSEACWLEEAEELELHRRAAQQELDEELRKSEEVRRRRDACLQRRSALETERLRSSQVLSQDLLRVSMRLETVEEKMASGTKQASVSDLEKEREMLRKRRDCLDAQLKDSTVHTVEEEQLEEAVQVLEAELDFKQRSIQDKQEDARSLAPRSSGSAEPRVDVVAKLGALSPARASELLLKYFSRVVDLRQTQASLRLYCDELEIYCAEQEAARGELEAAVHNLALDADRRLTQQQQEHHRNIGLLVSKLKDGNSSEQAQQVMKERLQNLEKELFFYKHYSRKLRKQLRESQCTQQTPPEPNASNDAKRCSRQQSPSSSSSSAENARTPAERQIGAVARCHGYSERRPPPPHGMRATLGLRRRRLRELAGPARDTVADTGIEMLSDDSLEASTGSETPDFAAV
- the LOC133499234 gene encoding kinesin-like protein KIF27 isoform X2, translated to MTEVRIRVAVRLRPLLPRELLHAHRECLRVVPGAPQVVLGSGQLFSFDHAFGPSASQGEVYESCVRPLTRSLLDGTNATVFCYGQTGSGKTYTLGGNKMDADGGIISCLARDVFSLLDKRRCDGAELTVGVSYLELYKEELRDLLELDTSHKDLQIRDDFRGNTVVVGAKEVAVSSCEELLNVLESAAAPADGPERLSKFCVVDLAGSERAGKTGNTGVRFEESVHINTGLLALGNVIRALAHPGRQRSAYIPYRHAKITRLLRDSLGGNACTLMVACVSPSHHSFAESLSVLKFASKSRRIRHRAEVATPDPDSEETFTAMLTSHEPPKYDVKCLKPSERDSTLEQEVIQKEVSPYASLVHQAVDLLAEVCGPDAQNEALTRKVHEWQMRAKAVNQSCRSEDDGRPAEGDSPHLVTIVQLRQDLKKCQESLETETQLLAQKDAKLKQAEKEVQELLWKQNVLQQTFCEENQQTERLVDQQILIDRLRCDLMAMRGQTPGTSCRARHRPHVAGSVRPSCGHMLISKIRPGPPAESLERLMATFKMSNQRLQSQEEAKDFCPMLKSVQGHEKDDFLTGLGWTSRQKKSALREKNFGEDRASKERPQQATWIKRQAAERSRGVDARQRAGLTQRRLQMLSANMCLKEELVKEIEKNEEEILAAVRREAGERREDGALAWLSEQSRCARLALRQSLQHMEALRARLQQSLRRPSPDSSDNSAESEADRLDSVLESRNKPRLKEMVSEACWLEEAEELELHRRAAQQELDEELRKSEEVRRRRDACLQRRSALETERLRSSQVLSQDLLRVSMRLETVEEKMASGTKQASVSDLEKEREMLRKRRDCLDAQLKDSTVHTVEEEQLEEAVQVLEAELDFKQRSIQDKQEDARSLAPRSSGSAEPRVDVVAKLGALSPARASELLLKYFSRVVDLRQTQASLRLYCDELEIYCAEQEAARGELEAAVHNLALDADRRLTQQQQEHHRNIGLLVSKLKDGNSSEQAQQVMKERLQNLEKELFFYKHYSRKLRKQLRESQCTQQTPPEPNASNDAKRCSRQQSPSSSSSSAENARTPAERQIGAVARCHGYSERRPPPPHGMRATLGLRRRRLRELAGPARDTVADTGIEMLSDDSLEASTGSETPDFAAV